The window CTTAACTACCTTGGGCGGGGAATAAGTCAAGCCCTTGAGCTTATGGTATAGAGGAGAGATTAACTTAGTCTGACAAGCCACTACGAATGGCATCTCATCTATCTCGCCTGAATCCAGGAGGTGCTTGAATCCCCTCAGAGTACCGAGCAATAAGGTACCGGCTGAGACGGGTAAGAATATATATTTTGGAGGCCTCCAGTTGAATTGCTCAGCTATCTCGTATGCGACGGTCCTCATAGCGTCCCAGTATATGGGATGGTAGACGTGACCGACGTAGAACTTCCCCTCCTCAGGAGCCATCGCTTCAGCAGTAATTTCATCCCTTCTCCCCTCAACCCTTATTATTTCAGCTCCGTAAGCCTTTATCTGCTCAACTTTAGGGCCGCTAGCCGTTGAAGGCACGTAAATCCTGGCTCTAATTCCTGATGCTGCTGAGTAAGCTGCTACAGAGGCCCCAGCGTTTCCCGAGGAGTCCTCGCTTATGTAACCCGATCTGACCCTCCCAGCTAGAGTCGAGAGGAGTATCGAGGAACCCCTATCCTTGAAGGATCCAGTCGGATTGAGGAAATCTAACTTGAAGTAAGCATCTTTCCCCTTTATTATGGGGGTCCATCCCTCCCCCAAGCTCACCCTCTCCTCTACGTGAGGGAAGAACTTTCTGTACCTCCAGATCGTTTGCTCCTCCCTCTCTATGAGTTCCCTCTCGAAATGGAAATCTAGGATGAGCTCCAGAGGGGAACCGCACTTGCACCTGAACTCAAGGGGGTCAGATGTCTCGTAACCGCAGGATCGACATCTAGCGGTATACATGCTCCCCCCTCTCATTATGTAATAATAAGATAATTTTGATGCATCCCAAATTTTCACGCATTCCCCTTCCCATGAAAGATCGGTGCGAAGGGGATAAAAATACCCTGAGACGTCTCAAGGCTGTGATACCATGAGGTCTTACGTCCCGCTCCTCGTCCTCATCCTAGCATCATTCGCCATCCTCTATCTAGCTCTCGCGAGCAATCCGGATCTCAAGGCTTCTTATGACTCTCTCAAGAAGGAGCATGAAAAACTCCTATCGGAATACAAAAAGCTCAATTCAACCTACAATGATCTCAAGAGAGAGCATGAGAACGCTCTGAATGAGTTAAAGGAGCTTAAGGCCTCATATGAATCCCTGAGGAAGGAGCATGAAAAACTCCTCTCGAGCTACAATGCGCTTAATTCCAGCTATAGCGCACTCAGGAAGGAGCATGAAGCTACCCTGAGTGAGTTAAGGACGCTGAGGAGCGAGTACGAATCTCTCGCGAGAAGATACAATGAGCTGCAGGAGGACTTCGGTGCACTCAAGAGAGAGCATGAGAACACTTTGAATGAGTTGAGGAATCTGAGAAGCGAGTATGATGATTTAATGAGCAGATACAATAAGCTGCAGGGAGATTACAACGATCTTTTGAATGCGTACAATCTCCTGAAGGGCTACCATTCCTCAGCCAAGCAAGTGAGGTGGTATGAGAAAGTAGCTTATGAGAAACTGAGTACGAATTGGTTCAAGACTGAACTAGCCCTTTGGAGGAGTTGGTACATCCTAAAATCTGATTTAAGGGTCTTGCTCCTCTCAGATGACTATGGGCAGGCTGGAGCGACTATGTTCGCTGAGATGGTGAGGAGGGATCTCTCATACAACAGCGATCTCTACAGGGGGATCATCCATGAGTGGCTGAGGGATCACCCAGCTAGGAATGAGGTGGAGCTCGCGAATGAGATAGCCAGGCTCTTCTACTCATTGGATCATAAATACGCTTACCCTGGTGTGGATGAGCCCAATGCTGGGCTTCCCCTATTCCCAGTGGAGCTCCTAGCTTACAATTTAGGGGATTGTGAGGATCATGCCATGCTATTAGCTGCCCTCTACAAAACAGCGGGTTTCAGAGTCAGGATGATAACAGTTCCGAGGCATGCTGCCCTTCAGATATATTTAGATGGGAGATGGCGTTTCCTCGAGGCTACAATACACTTCGATGATGGGGGAGATGCTCCTTGCTCCTTCTACTCCAGTTTGACCGTGGATTATCTTGAGAGGACTTTCCTTAATGGGTACAGTGGTGTTACTTATTACTACGATGAGGTCTAGCGATCGCTGATCTCAATAAATTCGCCACCGATCCCCTTATTTTTATATTTACTCCATTTATGGTATAAGTGCAATCGCTAAAAGAGAAGATTCTGTTTCAATCCTCTTCTCCTGCCTGCACATGAAGGTCCACTATCTCAGCTTTCTTCATCGATCCGATGTATTGCTACGTTCGAGATGCCCGGGTAAATTTATATCTCCATTAAGCCCGCCTCCCCTAGCTCAAGGGATAAGAGATGCGAAAAATTGGGAAAATATTCGAGTTCAATAAGATAGATAATTCATGGGTCCCGAAGCTCATACTCGGCGATGTGAGGGAAGTGCTCCCCCGCCTCCCGGATAATTTCATCGATTGCGTTATCACCTCCCCGCCGTATTGGATGCAGAGGGACTACGGGCATCCGGATCAGATAGGTAGGGAGGGGACGCCGGAGGAATACGTTAAAACAATAGCTGATATATTTGAACTCATTCGGCCAAAGCTAAAAAGAACAGCGACTATTTTTCTCAATGTTGGTTATAAATATTTAAACGAACGCCTCATCCTTATCCCTGAAATGATAGCTTTAGAGATGGAGAGTAGGGGTTTCTCACTGAGGAATAAGATAATCTGGTGGAAGCCTAATGCGATGCCTACTCCAGCTAGGAACAGGCTTAACAATGTATACGAGCCAGTCCTCTTTTTTATCAGGGACGACGGCAAGGAAGTATACTATTTCAACCTCGAGGAGATATCACCAAAGAGCAGGACGCTCGATCATTACGCTAATTTGTTTTCCTTCACTCCACAGGAATTAATAGGAGTTAGAGCGATAGATTCTCTCTCAGGGAGGGAGACTAAAGAAGGTAAAGTTATTGGAGTCAGATTCACTCAAAAGAAGATCCTTGAGGTCCTGATTCAATGGGAAGATGGGGCCGAATGGTTGCCCTTCGGCGACCCGCTGAAGAACTACCCCGAGAGGATAAGCTTCTCATGCCCTGAATGCGGGGCCTCGATAAGCGAATGGGACATAAGACTATCCTTCGCGAATCTGGGGGAAATGATATGCCCGGAATGCGGAGCATTGCTCTGCTCAGATCCTGAGACATTTCCGATACCATCATTCCCGAATTCTCCATACGAGGGCCCACAAGAGATAAAAGAAATAATAGACCCATCCGTTAAAATAAAAAAATATGTCACAAAAATCCCGAGAAACAGTAAATTCGTGAGGGCTGAATTGGATAAGATCCTCACAGCTTCTCCCGCTGGGAGGCTCGCGGTCCAGGGGGAGTACATCTCGATCAAGCGCAGATGGGAAGCTCCCCAGCCCTTAATAGCAAAATTTTTAAGATATTGGAGGAACCTCAAGAGAGTATCAATAGAAGATATAGATAGAGAGTTAGGTTACTCTTACACAGCGGGACACTGGTTTAGACTCGACTTCGGTTGGTGGGGGAAGGGGGGCTCCGTACCGCGACCCGGTGATTGGGGCCGCCTGAAGAAACTGCTAGGCTTCAACGACATCTATGATAAATTAGTTACTGAAAGGGTGGCAGTGCTTCAGACAGTTAAACCTCATGAAACGGGGAAAAATCCCGGGGATGTTCAGGGGATTGAGGTGGAGGAGATACTCGAAGATTTCAAGAGGAATTATGAGATAATGAGAGAAGCCGGGGATATTTGGAAGATAAAACTCGAGCCCTATCCGGAGGCCCATTTCTCAATCTTTCCGACGAAATTAGTTGAGACAGCTATGCGTATGGGCTGCCCGCCGAGAGGTGTCGTTTTGGATCCCTTCGCGGGCTCTGGGACAGTTGGGGAAGTGGCTATGAGGCTCAATAGAAAGGCTATTTTGATAGAGTTGATCCCCGAATTCGCTGATCTCATTAGAAAGAGATGCGGAGGGAAGGTTGAAATTATAAGCTATGAGGACCTAGTTTAATGCGAAGTAGCTAATCTGGATAGAGCTAGAGCGAATCATAATGTAAAAAAGAGGGGAGATTACTCCGGAGGGAGCTCCATCCACGCTAGATCTATATCTATGCCCTCCTTCTTGTTCTTCCACCTCCAGTAGTACCACCATAGGGCCCCGCCTATCCATACGAATAGGAAGGCTATGATGCCCTCTATCGTTATGGCTCCCAGCTCCGGCGTAGTGTAGTAATAGTACTCCACTATCCCTATGTTTATCAGATCAATTACAGCGGCTATCGATACTATAGGTATGCCGGCCAGGACCCAGTTCTTATAGGGAGAGGTCTCCCATATCGATCTCACTTTCTTCCTGAATGGGAATATCAGAGCAGCTATTGCCGTCATGAGCCAGAAGGATATGCCCTCGGTAGCAGGGCAATCTAAGAATGAGAGAGGGCTGGCTCCGCTCAGTATATTGTAAGCTATGCCGATCTGGGATGTCACGTAGAAGAATATCAGGTTCTTGACTGGAGATGCCCACTTGGGATGAACTTCAGAGAACCACTTGGGCCCCATCCTGTCCATGCCCCACGCTACGGCTATCCTGCTCGCGAAAACGAAATCCAAAACTGAGTATATGTAGATGTTCAGGGCGAAGCTGAGGAACATCATCACAGCTAATGCTATACCTAGCGGACTGCTCGTGTCTATGAACACCCTGAGGATCCCCATGAAGTTCGGTGGGAAGGGCATTTTGTAGCCCTCGATACCGACATTATTAGCAACTGCCAAAGCGTACATGAATTCCTTCCCGACGACCGCAGGATATATCAGTGAGAAAGCGAAAACTATTATTGCTGGCCCGAGGACTGAGGCTATTTGAGCTATCATTATGTTCCTCTGGGGCCTCTTTATCTCCCCTCCTATTATGTTTATCTCGACCCCGTAGCGAGTCCACCAGGAGTGGACAGCCACCAAGCCGAATGTACCAACAATGAGCCCTGCCATAGGAGCGAAAACCCTTGGATCAGCTTGCATAGCTGCCTTGATCATGCTATCGTAATCCAGGGATCCGTACTTAGCTGCGAGGCTGTTCCATGAACTTATGAACTCAGCCTGGCTGTGCGTACCTATGACGAAACCTATCAGTATGAGGAAGACTGTAGATAGGGTTGCCAGTATCCTCTGATGAATTAGATATATCCTGAGACCGAAGAGCGTGGATAGGAATGCTATAGTTCTCACTATAGTGGCTATTATGAACTTACCATACGGGGAGGCGCACCACTCAGCCGCTTCACGCATATCTAGCATACCGAAGAGCGTCGTTAATCCGGGATCAGCCACCCAAGGAGATAAAATCACGCCCCAGAGCCACCAGATGAAATAATCAGCGAAACTGACGGCCATCCCTATCGCTGGATGCAGTATCCTGCTGTTATAGACGTAGCTACCTCCACTCCTGGGCATAGATGCCCCTAGGATGCCCCAGGTCAGGGCGGCTCCGAAGACACCTAGAGCTGTAGCTATCCATATCGAGCTCAGCAGATCCCCGGATGGGAAGAGCCATATTCCCCAAGCGAATACAGTCAATAAAGCTGTAGGAGGCCCTTGATTCATGAATCCAACATAGAAAGCATCTAAAAGACTGGCTTCCCTTACTAGACCGCTCGCCCTCCTCGCGAAAACTTCCTTAGGCACTACATCCTTTGAATCGGACATGTAGCGACCCCCGGGATGCGGTTCCTATTCCTCTAACCTCTTTAATTTAAACTTTACTTATCATTGAAGCTGCTCAGGAACTCCTTGAGCTGTAAAAATATTTTATACTGTCTCGTCCCCTCCTCCAGCTCGCCCCCGACCCCCTCGCCTCCCATGCCCGAGATACCCTTGAGGAAGGAGGGCAGCCCCTTCCTCAGCCCGATCGAGTATCCTCCCTCCAGTATGACAGCGAACCCCTTTACACCCCAGTTCTCACCCAACTCCTTCAGGAGGTTCCCCATCCTCCAGTAAGCCCTTGAGCTCAGGCTTATGTACCCCATCCCCTCC is drawn from Candidatus Korarchaeum sp. and contains these coding sequences:
- a CDS encoding pyridoxal-phosphate dependent enzyme, whose protein sequence is MYTARCRSCGYETSDPLEFRCKCGSPLELILDFHFERELIEREEQTIWRYRKFFPHVEERVSLGEGWTPIIKGKDAYFKLDFLNPTGSFKDRGSSILLSTLAGRVRSGYISEDSSGNAGASVAAYSAASGIRARIYVPSTASGPKVEQIKAYGAEIIRVEGRRDEITAEAMAPEEGKFYVGHVYHPIYWDAMRTVAYEIAEQFNWRPPKYIFLPVSAGTLLLGTLRGFKHLLDSGEIDEMPFVVACQTKLISPLYHKLKGLTYSPPKVVKSVADALISPNPPLLNMMVEEMRGVGDAEIVEEEEIIEAHRELALQGLYVEPSSAVAYAAYKKWLGKV
- a CDS encoding site-specific DNA-methyltransferase, with protein sequence MRKIGKIFEFNKIDNSWVPKLILGDVREVLPRLPDNFIDCVITSPPYWMQRDYGHPDQIGREGTPEEYVKTIADIFELIRPKLKRTATIFLNVGYKYLNERLILIPEMIALEMESRGFSLRNKIIWWKPNAMPTPARNRLNNVYEPVLFFIRDDGKEVYYFNLEEISPKSRTLDHYANLFSFTPQELIGVRAIDSLSGRETKEGKVIGVRFTQKKILEVLIQWEDGAEWLPFGDPLKNYPERISFSCPECGASISEWDIRLSFANLGEMICPECGALLCSDPETFPIPSFPNSPYEGPQEIKEIIDPSVKIKKYVTKIPRNSKFVRAELDKILTASPAGRLAVQGEYISIKRRWEAPQPLIAKFLRYWRNLKRVSIEDIDRELGYSYTAGHWFRLDFGWWGKGGSVPRPGDWGRLKKLLGFNDIYDKLVTERVAVLQTVKPHETGKNPGDVQGIEVEEILEDFKRNYEIMREAGDIWKIKLEPYPEAHFSIFPTKLVETAMRMGCPPRGVVLDPFAGSGTVGEVAMRLNRKAILIELIPEFADLIRKRCGGKVEIISYEDLV
- a CDS encoding APC family permease — its product is MSDSKDVVPKEVFARRASGLVREASLLDAFYVGFMNQGPPTALLTVFAWGIWLFPSGDLLSSIWIATALGVFGAALTWGILGASMPRSGGSYVYNSRILHPAIGMAVSFADYFIWWLWGVILSPWVADPGLTTLFGMLDMREAAEWCASPYGKFIIATIVRTIAFLSTLFGLRIYLIHQRILATLSTVFLILIGFVIGTHSQAEFISSWNSLAAKYGSLDYDSMIKAAMQADPRVFAPMAGLIVGTFGLVAVHSWWTRYGVEINIIGGEIKRPQRNIMIAQIASVLGPAIIVFAFSLIYPAVVGKEFMYALAVANNVGIEGYKMPFPPNFMGILRVFIDTSSPLGIALAVMMFLSFALNIYIYSVLDFVFASRIAVAWGMDRMGPKWFSEVHPKWASPVKNLIFFYVTSQIGIAYNILSGASPLSFLDCPATEGISFWLMTAIAALIFPFRKKVRSIWETSPYKNWVLAGIPIVSIAAVIDLINIGIVEYYYYTTPELGAITIEGIIAFLFVWIGGALWWYYWRWKNKKEGIDIDLAWMELPPE